In Oryza sativa Japonica Group chromosome 3, ASM3414082v1, one DNA window encodes the following:
- the LOC4331846 gene encoding SAP-like protein BP-73 has product MLLPPHPGRTLPAYHGDNRFLLGACFLSKLPMLRPMKLSLVCSANPNNHRSRSSDITRHQKGGSARRKSKPYQEKDDSENIDEFDTDIMSSKNGPPISLTSNSRPQATSVPGEREKEIVELFKRVQAQLRARGKGKEEKKPEQAKAQGERGSVDSLLNLLRKHSVDQRRKSGDEKEQSVDQTKRSNESGNKQNSSIFIKNDTQEEQKKPHPAAFKRPASNFRRRSPVPNVKFQPVTNVDAERVINNINDAVQEAKPTLENKAATDEPDSVSTFEPNSVIEPENLSLDDLDHISDDEPDASDTDEPSGEYDEPSLQIPSVPIIDESHDTTLKSSLGGPDLSTLKVTELRELAKSRGIKGYSKMKKNDLVELLSNMA; this is encoded by the exons atgctgcttccgccgcatccag GCAGAACATTACCAGCCTATCATGGAGACAACAGATTTCTTCTTGGAGCTTGTTTCCTGAGTAAACTGCCTATGCTGCGCCCAATGAAGTTGTCTTTGGTATGCAGTGCTAATCCCAACAACCATAGGTCAAGAAGTTCGGATATCACACGCCATCAGAAGGGTGGATCAGCTCGGAGGAAAAGTAAGCCTTACCAGGAGAAAGATGACTCTGAGAATATTGATGAATTCGATACTGATATTATGTCCTCCAAAAATGGACCACCCATCTCTTTGACAAGCAATTCCCGTCCTCAAGCAACATCAGTCCCAGGGGAAAGAGAGAAGGAGATAGTAGAGTTGTTTAAAAGGGTTCAAGCACAATTGCGAGCAAGGGGAAaagggaaggaggagaagaagcctGAACAAGCAAAAGCACAGGGTGAGAGGGGCAGTGTTGACTCCCTTCTAAATCTGCTTAGGAAGCACTCAGTGGACCAACGAAGGAAGAGCGGTGATGAGAAAGAACAGAGTGTTGACCAAACAAAGAGAAGCAATGAATCTGGAAATAAACAAAATTCAAGCATCTTCATAAAGAATGACACTCAGGAAGAACAGAAAAAGCCACATCCTGCAGCCTTCAAAAGGCCAGCTTCAAATTTTAGGCGAAGATCCCCTGTTCCTAATGTAAAGTTCCAGCCTGTTACCAATGTTGATGCCGAACGAGTCATCAATAACATCAATGATGCCGTACAAGAGGCTAAGCCAACTTTGGAAAATAAGGCTGCTACAGATGAACCAGACTCGGTTTCTACATTCGAACCTAATTCTGTAATAGAACCAGAAAACCTATCTTTGGATGACCTTGATCATATTTCAGATGATGAACCTGATGCTTCTGATACTGATGAACCCAGTGGAGAATATGATGAGCCATCTTTGCAAATCCCAAGTGTTCCAATTATTGATGAATCTCATGATACGACTCTGAAATCTTCCTTAGGAGGTCCTGATTTAAGCACTTTGAAGGTCACAGAACTAAGAGAACTTGCGAAATCTCGAGGAATCAAAGGATATTCCAAGATGAAGAAGAATGACCTGGTTGAACTGCTGAGCAACATGGCTTGA